Proteins encoded in a region of the Clostridium butyricum genome:
- a CDS encoding gamma carbonic anhydrase family protein, with protein sequence MIKRYMGKSPAIDEEVYISETAVIIGDVTLKRNSNIWFGSVLRGDMESIVIGENTNIQENSVVHVDKNEKVVVGDNCTIGHNAIIHGCIIGDNTLIGMGAIILNGVKIGKNSIVGAGALVTQNKEFEDGVLILGNPAKVIRKLTEEEIKSNSQSSLNYIKLSKEME encoded by the coding sequence ATGATTAAAAGATATATGGGAAAAAGTCCTGCTATTGATGAAGAAGTGTATATTTCAGAAACAGCAGTTATTATTGGGGATGTTACACTAAAAAGGAATTCTAATATATGGTTTGGAAGTGTACTAAGAGGTGATATGGAAAGTATAGTCATTGGCGAAAATACAAATATTCAGGAAAACTCAGTTGTTCATGTTGATAAAAATGAAAAGGTTGTTGTTGGTGATAATTGTACGATTGGACATAATGCTATAATACATGGATGCATAATAGGTGATAATACTTTAATAGGTATGGGAGCAATTATATTAAATGGAGTGAAAATAGGAAAGAATAGTATAGTGGGAGCTGGTGCACTAGTAACTCAAAATAAGGAATTTGAAGATGGGGTTTTAATTCTTGGAAATCCTGCAAAAGTTATAAGAAAACTTACAGAAGAAGAAATAAAAAGTAACAGTCAATCAAGTCTTAATTATATAAAATTAAGCAAAGAAATGGAATAA
- a CDS encoding CvfB family protein: protein MIILGQYCNLVVSKKVEFGYYLKDKFGDEVLLPNSACKGTVVNEGDTLEVFIYRDSKDRMICTLKKPYLTTGEVAYLKIVSQTNIGAFADMGLERDLLIPLKEQTFKLKTGEKYLIYMYIDKTDRLAGTTKIDLYLDTAEEGTYKVSDEVSAIVYNTNENGTLNVAVDGKYKGLILANEHFDYVYPGQVIKARVKKIYEDGMIGITTRKKRLDAREELEEKILAMLNENGGFMPYNDKSSPEDIKREFNTSKNYFKMTLGGLMKKKLITQDKEGTRLL from the coding sequence ATGATAATATTAGGACAATATTGTAATTTAGTAGTAAGTAAAAAAGTAGAGTTTGGTTACTATCTTAAAGATAAATTTGGTGATGAAGTATTACTTCCAAACAGTGCCTGTAAAGGAACAGTTGTAAATGAAGGAGATACGTTAGAAGTATTTATATACAGGGATTCAAAAGACAGAATGATCTGTACATTAAAGAAACCATATTTAACTACAGGGGAAGTAGCATATTTAAAGATAGTATCACAAACAAACATAGGTGCATTTGCTGATATGGGATTGGAAAGAGATTTATTAATTCCGCTAAAAGAGCAGACTTTTAAGCTTAAGACTGGCGAGAAATATCTAATTTATATGTACATAGATAAAACTGATAGACTAGCAGGAACTACAAAGATTGATTTATATCTTGATACAGCGGAAGAAGGCACATATAAGGTTTCAGATGAAGTTTCAGCTATTGTATATAACACTAATGAAAATGGAACATTGAATGTTGCGGTGGATGGAAAGTATAAAGGTCTTATTCTAGCAAATGAACATTTTGATTATGTTTATCCAGGTCAAGTTATCAAGGCAAGAGTTAAGAAGATTTATGAAGATGGAATGATAGGTATAACAACTAGAAAGAAGAGACTTGATGCAAGAGAAGAATTAGAAGAAAAAATTCTTGCTATGTTAAATGAAAATGGAGGTTTTATGCCATATAATGATAAATCATCTCCAGAAGATATTAAGAGAGAATTCAATACAAGTAAAAATTACTTTAAGATGACTCTTGGAGGCTTGATGAAGAAAAAATTAATAACTCAAGATAAAGAGGGAACACGTCTTTTATAA